A genome region from Micromonospora inyonensis includes the following:
- a CDS encoding DUF6414 family protein: protein MILREFLYVDIEKVRGMLAQLDGGIAEEARNTTKNDKRTEAGVKGFAGHYQGWGEENYTTKSLGDALFPTLEDALDSSGLIKDLSDQLQSAPFWTSTELRESTPPGTLVRIAAPGSLFDARYVAASLAGFASTHSGLEGIGAATATSSSPPARQGKGRPARAKGDKSPETINQLEDTIPDFNPMRNTDGSQGIGPEFFRGLVKIARGLFTPGLHLNLYPTDNDTHSIGVRLQEGRQFLDGDPEILFARYGTGNQNWTVVGTIGHYANAKDRVSPEYADITDGAGQVVRGRTAAFVNSYMRFLGALGFADVPQWPGFNVVPLAVYRIIASSASEVEAP from the coding sequence TTGATACTTCGCGAGTTCCTCTATGTTGACATTGAAAAAGTTCGCGGAATGCTGGCGCAATTAGACGGAGGAATCGCCGAGGAAGCGCGAAACACGACTAAGAATGATAAGCGGACTGAGGCTGGCGTTAAAGGATTTGCAGGACATTATCAGGGCTGGGGCGAGGAGAATTACACCACAAAGTCTCTCGGCGACGCCCTATTTCCCACCCTGGAAGATGCGCTGGATTCAAGTGGCCTAATCAAGGACCTCTCTGACCAACTGCAGAGTGCGCCCTTCTGGACCTCCACTGAGTTGCGAGAATCAACACCCCCAGGCACCCTCGTGCGCATAGCCGCCCCAGGGTCACTCTTCGACGCTCGATACGTCGCGGCAAGTCTAGCGGGATTCGCATCGACTCATTCAGGCCTAGAAGGCATAGGTGCGGCAACCGCTACTTCCTCCTCTCCACCTGCACGCCAGGGCAAGGGCCGACCAGCAAGAGCAAAAGGGGATAAATCACCCGAAACAATTAATCAACTTGAAGACACGATCCCCGACTTCAACCCCATGAGGAACACCGACGGAAGCCAGGGAATCGGACCCGAGTTCTTTCGCGGGCTCGTAAAGATTGCTCGCGGACTATTCACGCCCGGACTACACCTGAACCTATACCCAACCGATAACGACACCCACAGCATCGGTGTACGACTTCAAGAAGGGAGGCAGTTCCTCGACGGCGACCCGGAAATACTTTTTGCTCGGTATGGGACAGGCAACCAAAACTGGACTGTTGTTGGGACCATCGGACACTATGCAAATGCCAAAGATCGGGTCTCTCCAGAGTATGCAGACATCACTGACGGGGCTGGCCAGGTAGTTCGAGGACGGACCGCTGCTTTCGTCAACTCGTACATGCGTTTCCTAGGAGCGCTGGGATTCGCCGACGTTCCCCAATGGCCTGGCTTTAATGTCGTCCCGTTGGCCGTCTATCGCATTATCGCATCCTCAGCCAGCGAAGTCGAAGCTCCTTAA